The Crateriforma spongiae genome window below encodes:
- a CDS encoding glycoside hydrolase family 97 protein, with protein MKWFLFMVPPDSRWVITCIATAMVAISLSAQNPSSAQVVQVSPTANSPGGVVSSTLLVDADSRLRFQASFQGRQIVQPSALGITVDGDDLGDGVIIGQPTKSVINQTYTTRGHHHTAINHCVHWEFPITHSASGIEYAVHLRVYDDGVAYRYVVPGNDIQHVDGEASSWTLPAGLKAWFFERNAKKWKLKSYAGEWLTADIDELPTISPSGPVQGTPMVFELPANQGFMAITKAATYNYSGMRLRAVGKRTLIADFTEAKQGFDVNGTITTPWRVTLFADNLTELATSDLINNLNPSPDPQLFSDTSYIKPGRCVWSWETLGLGTPETQEEFIDLAAELGFEYSLVDDGWKDWNEPWKTAKSLCNRAAQKNVGVWLWVHSQDIIDPTDNYAIMRDYFDRVAAIGAVGLKIDFMNGESKTLIDFETAALKIAAEHKLLINFHGCHSSTGESRTYPNEMTREGVRGIEVNKMKEGPLTASHNAALPFTRFAVGHADYTPILYTNPGPTTLAHQLGTAVAYLSPLQVFAEHPETILHSPDVNQALPVLMAMPTVWDETVVLPNSRIGDLAALARRSGNDWFVAVLNGSKPRKDAICLDFLGDGLHTATCVLDDIHGDRVDVSQIGVNQKADRKQWTHSVPMRVSTKSVRAGDEMNVDLASGGGAVLWVRPSR; from the coding sequence ATGAAATGGTTCCTGTTCATGGTGCCGCCTGATTCGCGGTGGGTCATCACCTGCATCGCGACTGCCATGGTTGCGATCAGTCTTTCGGCGCAAAATCCTTCGAGCGCCCAAGTAGTCCAAGTATCGCCCACCGCAAACAGCCCGGGTGGCGTTGTGTCGTCGACCTTGTTGGTCGATGCTGATTCGCGGCTTCGTTTTCAAGCAAGCTTTCAAGGCAGACAGATCGTTCAGCCTTCGGCGCTGGGCATCACCGTTGACGGCGATGACCTGGGCGATGGTGTGATCATCGGGCAGCCAACAAAGTCGGTGATCAACCAGACCTACACGACACGCGGTCACCATCACACCGCGATCAACCACTGTGTGCATTGGGAGTTTCCAATCACACATTCCGCGTCGGGGATCGAATACGCGGTTCACTTGCGTGTCTACGACGACGGCGTCGCCTATCGCTATGTCGTTCCCGGCAATGACATTCAACATGTCGATGGTGAAGCATCCAGCTGGACGCTGCCCGCTGGCTTGAAAGCATGGTTCTTCGAAAGAAATGCCAAGAAATGGAAACTGAAGTCGTACGCAGGCGAATGGTTGACAGCCGACATTGACGAGTTGCCGACCATCTCGCCAAGCGGTCCGGTGCAGGGAACACCGATGGTTTTCGAGCTGCCTGCGAATCAAGGCTTTATGGCGATCACGAAAGCAGCAACCTACAACTACAGCGGCATGCGTTTGAGGGCGGTCGGAAAACGAACGCTTATCGCTGACTTCACCGAGGCCAAACAGGGTTTTGACGTCAACGGAACGATCACCACGCCTTGGCGGGTCACGTTGTTTGCCGACAACTTGACCGAGCTCGCGACCAGTGACTTGATCAACAATCTGAACCCATCACCAGATCCACAATTATTTAGCGACACCAGCTACATCAAGCCGGGGCGTTGTGTTTGGAGTTGGGAGACACTGGGCTTGGGAACTCCCGAAACGCAAGAAGAGTTCATCGACCTGGCGGCAGAGCTTGGCTTTGAATACTCGTTGGTCGACGACGGCTGGAAGGATTGGAATGAACCGTGGAAGACGGCGAAATCGTTGTGTAACCGGGCGGCCCAGAAGAATGTCGGTGTGTGGCTTTGGGTTCATTCTCAAGACATCATCGACCCGACCGACAACTACGCCATCATGCGTGATTACTTTGATCGTGTCGCCGCGATTGGTGCCGTAGGGTTGAAAATTGACTTCATGAATGGTGAATCCAAGACGTTGATCGACTTCGAGACCGCGGCGTTGAAGATCGCTGCAGAACACAAGCTGTTGATCAACTTTCACGGTTGCCACAGTTCAACGGGCGAATCGCGAACTTATCCCAACGAAATGACTCGCGAAGGCGTCCGTGGCATCGAAGTCAACAAGATGAAGGAAGGCCCCCTGACGGCATCGCATAACGCCGCTTTGCCTTTCACGCGTTTCGCGGTTGGCCATGCCGACTACACGCCGATCTTGTACACCAACCCGGGGCCGACAACACTTGCCCACCAGTTGGGGACCGCGGTTGCGTATCTTTCGCCATTGCAAGTGTTTGCCGAACACCCGGAAACGATTTTACATTCACCGGATGTGAACCAGGCACTTCCGGTCTTGATGGCGATGCCCACGGTATGGGACGAAACCGTCGTCTTACCCAACAGCAGGATCGGCGACTTAGCCGCTTTAGCACGTCGCAGTGGCAATGATTGGTTTGTTGCAGTCCTGAACGGATCGAAGCCGCGTAAGGATGCGATCTGCCTGGACTTTCTCGGCGACGGTTTACACACGGCGACCTGTGTTCTGGATGACATTCACGGAGACCGCGTGGATGT